The Colletes latitarsis isolate SP2378_abdomen chromosome 1, iyColLati1, whole genome shotgun sequence genome has a segment encoding these proteins:
- the Hand gene encoding heart- and neural crest derivatives-expressed protein: MMLGGYEAQPDYYPQWHQPCNYVTQLPYGPLHVPDADSQSTYWGADSGISGGSSGAGSPTASTPPLIEEIGVQETSYSPLQQYGHPSMSQHYPNLIYSGQPELSHHLHHHHHHHHQQQQQQQQQSHHHHQQQQQQPQQHHQQQQQQPHRRDNDYSAVSSMSQVDISLPEHLRQGVREGSIVVRPKRRNTANKKERRRTQSINNAFADLRDCIPNVPADTKLSKIKTLRLAASYIGYLMAVLESDEGDEPQTFRAEILSNARRNKTAQSNQNESCLHSASSLVSEESSKSKGRTGWPQHMWALELKQESQTSQMQ; encoded by the exons ATGATGCTGGGGGGCTACGAGGCGCAGCCGGATTACTATCCACAGTGGCATCAACCCTGCAATTATGTCACGCAATTGCCTTACG GTCCTCTACACGTGCCCGACGCGGACAGCCAATCGACGTACTGGGGCGCGGATTCCGGGATCTCCGGGGGTAGTTCTGGCGCAGGAAGTCCTACCGCCTCGACGCCACCCCTGATCGAGGAGATCGGCGTCCAAGAGACCAGCTACTCACCCCTGCAGCAATACGGCCACCCCTCGATGAGCCAGCACTATCCGAATCTGATCTACTCGGGTCAACCAGAGCTTTCACATCACCTGCATCATCATCACCACCATCACCatcagcaacaacagcagcagcaacagcagagCCATCATCATcaccaacagcagcagcagcaaccgcAGCAGCATcaccagcaacagcagcagcaacctCATAGAAGGGACAACGATTACTCCGCGGTTTCGTCCATGAGCCAGGTGGACATTTCGCTCCCGGAACACCTTCGACAAGGAGTCAGGGAGGGTAGCATAGTCGTCAGACCCAAGAGAAGGAACACAGCGAATAAAAAAGAACGAAGACGAACGCAGAGCATAAACAACGCGTTCGCGGACCTTCGAGACTGCATACCTAACGTTCCAGCGGATACGAAACTGTCAAAAATCAAGACCCTGAGGCTAGCTGCCTCTTACATCGGCTACCTGATGGCGGTCCTCGAGAGCGACGAGGGAGACGAACCACAAACTTTTCGCGCTGAGATCCTCTCCAATGCTAGACGAAACAAAACGGCTCAGTCAAATCAG AACGAGTCGTGTTTACATTCAGCATCGAGTCTCGTGTCCGAGGAATCGTCCAAGAGCAAAGGGCGAACCGGATGGCCGCAACACATGTGGGCCCTCGAATTGAAGCAGGAATCGCAGACCAGCCAGATGCAATAA
- the Pban gene encoding pheromone biosynthesis-activating neuropeptide isoform X2 produces MIGSSVFSHLRVTGICALVCLIYSVHCTNAEYEGREFTNDRTPGNEFVSCAEGKCIKRASSQPFSGMWFGPRLGKRHKADKNSEADPDLEALANILDTARWTVLAAPGGEKRQSTQFTPRLGRDSGEEFFSYRSPKDQEELYAEEQLFPPLFAPRLGRRLPWTPSPRLGRQLHNLLEKSRQYGDDSRF; encoded by the exons ATGATCGGTTCCAGCGTGTTCTCACACCTTCGCGTCACCGGTATCTGTGCTCTGGTTTGCCTGATTTACTCGGTGCACTGCACGAACGCCGAATACG AGGGAAGAGAATTCACGAACGACAGAACGCCGGGGAACGAGTTCGTCTCGTGCGCCGAGGGTAAGTGCATAAAACGTGCCTCGTCGCAGCCATTCAGCGGCATGTGGTTCGGACCGCGATTGGGAAAACGGCACAAAGCCGACAAGAACTCCGAAGCTGATCCCGACCTCGAAGCTCTTGCGAATATTCTCGACACAGCGCGTTGGACCGTCCTCGCAGCTCCAG GCGGAGAGAAGCGACAATCGACCCAATTTACACCCCGTTTGGGACGCGACTCCGGGGAGGAATTCTTCTCGTACCGATCCCCAAAGGACCAGGAGGAACTGTACGCGGAGGAACAGCTCTTCCCACCCCTTTTCGCGCCCCGTCTAGGACGTCGACTACCGTGGACACCCTCTCCGAGGCTTGGTCGTCAATTGCACAACCTCTTGGAGAAATCTAGACAATACGGCGACGATTCGCGCTTCTGA
- the Pban gene encoding pheromone biosynthesis-activating neuropeptide isoform X1 — MIGSSVFSHLRVTGICALVCLIYSVHCTNAEYAEGREFTNDRTPGNEFVSCAEGKCIKRASSQPFSGMWFGPRLGKRHKADKNSEADPDLEALANILDTARWTVLAAPGGEKRQSTQFTPRLGRDSGEEFFSYRSPKDQEELYAEEQLFPPLFAPRLGRRLPWTPSPRLGRQLHNLLEKSRQYGDDSRF, encoded by the exons ATGATCGGTTCCAGCGTGTTCTCACACCTTCGCGTCACCGGTATCTGTGCTCTGGTTTGCCTGATTTACTCGGTGCACTGCACGAACGCCGAATACG CAGAGGGAAGAGAATTCACGAACGACAGAACGCCGGGGAACGAGTTCGTCTCGTGCGCCGAGGGTAAGTGCATAAAACGTGCCTCGTCGCAGCCATTCAGCGGCATGTGGTTCGGACCGCGATTGGGAAAACGGCACAAAGCCGACAAGAACTCCGAAGCTGATCCCGACCTCGAAGCTCTTGCGAATATTCTCGACACAGCGCGTTGGACCGTCCTCGCAGCTCCAG GCGGAGAGAAGCGACAATCGACCCAATTTACACCCCGTTTGGGACGCGACTCCGGGGAGGAATTCTTCTCGTACCGATCCCCAAAGGACCAGGAGGAACTGTACGCGGAGGAACAGCTCTTCCCACCCCTTTTCGCGCCCCGTCTAGGACGTCGACTACCGTGGACACCCTCTCCGAGGCTTGGTCGTCAATTGCACAACCTCTTGGAGAAATCTAGACAATACGGCGACGATTCGCGCTTCTGA